A part of Desulfitibacter alkalitolerans DSM 16504 genomic DNA contains:
- a CDS encoding GntR family transcriptional regulator yields MLNNTLKPINANRSLLAEQVYNTIKSAILNGQIPSGERLKEVEVSKKLGVSRTPVREALYKLRKEGLLTNLAGGGVKVSQISTEEINKVFELRILLETYAVEKAVHNFTEEDIKKMEEILIENELLIERKNYKKIVELNTQFHDVIINASNNDKLFDILIGLRDYLALYRSISLSSMEGAKESFEAHKRIFENIKRKDNEAICQSMKEHLEEARRTILSRVSSKDD; encoded by the coding sequence ATGTTAAACAATACCTTGAAACCAATAAATGCAAATAGATCTCTTTTAGCAGAACAAGTTTATAACACAATTAAAAGTGCTATTCTTAATGGACAAATCCCTTCTGGAGAGAGATTAAAAGAGGTGGAAGTTTCAAAAAAACTAGGGGTTAGTCGGACGCCTGTTAGAGAAGCATTATATAAATTGAGAAAAGAAGGACTTTTAACAAACCTAGCAGGTGGCGGAGTAAAGGTATCGCAAATTTCTACTGAAGAAATAAATAAAGTATTTGAATTAAGAATTCTCCTAGAAACTTATGCTGTAGAAAAAGCCGTACACAATTTCACAGAAGAAGATATTAAAAAAATGGAAGAAATATTAATAGAAAATGAATTGCTGATAGAAAGAAAAAATTACAAGAAAATAGTTGAACTAAATACACAATTTCATGATGTTATAATTAATGCCAGCAATAATGATAAATTATTTGATATATTAATAGGCCTTAGGGATTATCTGGCCCTTTACAGGAGCATAAGCTTAAGTAGTATGGAAGGGGCAAAAGAATCATTTGAAGCTCATAAAAGAATTTTTGAGAATATTAAAAGAAAAGATAATGAAGCAATATGTCAAAGTATGAAAGAGCACTTAGAAGAAGCCAGAAGAACTATTTTGTCTCGAGTTAGCAGCAAAGATGATTAG
- a CDS encoding maleate cis-trans isomerase family protein: MQDKLYGWRAKIGLIYPASGWVMEPEFYAMAPEGVSIHTTRVELKTVDVKGVTEIAAASIEAARLLATAPLNVIVLGCTSGSFINGSEYDKNLIRSMEEVTNGIPCTTTASAVSKALDKLKVNKLAVVTPYVEEINLRAIKYLQEKGFKVLNLAGLGLIEDYDINRQDLETVYNLAKSTDVENADGIFIACTGIRSIPIIKTLEKDLNKPVISAIQATFWDCLRLSGVHEKIHGYGCLLESF; this comes from the coding sequence ATGCAAGATAAATTATATGGATGGAGAGCTAAAATAGGTTTGATTTATCCTGCTTCTGGTTGGGTAATGGAACCAGAATTTTATGCAATGGCGCCAGAAGGAGTTTCCATTCATACCACAAGGGTTGAATTAAAAACCGTAGATGTTAAAGGGGTAACTGAGATAGCAGCAGCTTCCATTGAGGCGGCACGATTACTGGCGACGGCTCCACTAAATGTCATAGTATTAGGATGTACTAGTGGAAGCTTTATAAATGGGTCAGAATATGATAAAAACCTGATAAGAAGCATGGAGGAAGTAACTAATGGGATACCATGTACTACCACTGCAAGTGCTGTTAGCAAGGCATTGGATAAATTAAAAGTCAATAAGTTAGCGGTGGTAACTCCTTATGTTGAAGAAATAAATTTAAGAGCAATAAAATATTTGCAGGAAAAGGGTTTTAAGGTATTAAATTTAGCTGGATTAGGTTTGATCGAAGACTATGATATAAACAGGCAGGATCTTGAAACTGTTTATAATTTAGCTAAAAGTACAGATGTAGAAAATGCTGATGGGATATTTATTGCATGTACAGGTATTAGAAGTATTCCTATAATAAAAACTCTCGAAAAGGACCTTAACAAACCAGTAATTTCGGCAATACAAGCAACCTTTTGGGATTGCTTAAGACTATCAGGAGTACACGAAAAAATACATGGTTATGGTTGTTTATTAGAAAGCTTTTAG
- a CDS encoding tripartite tricarboxylate transporter TctB family protein: MSFNWIIGVITIAFPILFLPYALKFPAARTAGLLGPGFWPTAILSLMFILSVMLLVQTYKNKVEKNKKDEVMADESGEIEKEFVESKIAYPNRYWIIILLLFLYALFINYIGFIIATPLLILSSAWVLGMRRWTHLTLMTVISSIWVIYVFAIFLEIPLPRGFGIFRNISLWFY, from the coding sequence ATGAGTTTTAATTGGATAATAGGAGTTATCACAATTGCTTTTCCAATATTATTTTTGCCTTATGCATTGAAATTTCCTGCCGCCCGAACAGCTGGACTACTAGGTCCCGGTTTTTGGCCAACTGCTATTTTAAGTCTTATGTTTATACTTAGTGTAATGTTACTTGTTCAAACATATAAAAATAAGGTAGAAAAAAATAAAAAAGATGAGGTTATGGCCGATGAGTCAGGAGAAATAGAAAAGGAATTCGTTGAATCAAAGATTGCTTATCCTAATCGTTATTGGATTATTATCTTATTACTGTTTTTATATGCCTTATTTATAAATTATATAGGATTTATAATTGCAACGCCGTTATTAATTCTGTCTTCAGCCTGGGTACTGGGAATGAGACGTTGGACTCATCTAACTTTAATGACTGTGATAAGTAGTATTTGGGTAATTTATGTTTTTGCAATTTTTTTAGAAATTCCATTGCCTCGCGGATTTGGAATTTTCAGGAATATTAGTTTATGGTTTTATTAA
- a CDS encoding DUF362 domain-containing protein: MIILRDKCSKCGKCARYCPMNAISLNRSKKYYEVDLDKCVECYNCYRQSGCKEDALYCQKLVWPRTIRNLMSDELAVAEESGISGRGTEEMKTNEVTARFGVGEVGIGVEMGRHGVSTLLVEVEKVAMKLAELDVEFEPQNPITSLIEDKKTGKFKEEVLQERCLSAIIEIKTDLDKLPQIIEKLREASEEINTVFSLCVASKLDENMNNPVLPILDELGVEYRPNSKNNVGLGRPLALAK, from the coding sequence ATGATCATTTTAAGAGATAAATGCAGTAAATGTGGTAAATGTGCTCGTTATTGTCCAATGAATGCAATTAGTTTAAACAGGAGCAAAAAATATTATGAAGTAGATCTGGACAAATGTGTAGAGTGTTACAATTGCTATCGCCAAAGCGGATGTAAAGAAGATGCACTCTATTGCCAAAAACTTGTTTGGCCTCGCACTATTCGCAATTTAATGAGCGATGAACTAGCAGTTGCAGAAGAATCAGGAATTTCCGGCCGTGGTACAGAAGAAATGAAAACTAATGAAGTAACAGCTAGATTTGGTGTTGGTGAAGTTGGTATAGGTGTTGAAATGGGAAGACATGGAGTATCAACTCTTCTAGTGGAAGTAGAAAAAGTTGCCATGAAATTAGCAGAATTAGATGTCGAATTTGAGCCTCAAAACCCAATTACAAGTCTAATTGAAGATAAAAAAACAGGTAAATTCAAAGAAGAAGTACTACAAGAAAGGTGCCTGTCAGCAATTATTGAAATAAAAACTGACCTTGATAAACTGCCGCAGATTATAGAAAAATTAAGAGAAGCTTCTGAAGAAATAAACACTGTTTTCAGCTTATGTGTAGCCAGTAAACTAGATGAAAATATGAATAACCCAGTATTACCTATCCTAGATGAGCTAGGAGTTGAATATCGGCCAAACTCAAAAAATAATGTAGGCCTTGGGCGTCCCCTTGCATTAGCTAAATAA
- a CDS encoding 4-hydroxythreonine-4-phosphate dehydrogenase PdxA gives MRQRRKPVMGLLFGETAGIGPELIIKALQVSEVRQMAVWVLIGDERVCKLGQDIAGLTIPYKKIQSTDEIITDEASIWMIDLKNIDPNTIQMGTISQKSGKITGETLKYALELALDKKLDGIVYAPVNKEALHKGGLDFNDEIHFFADTFNCLERFGEINVMENLWVTRVTSHVPIKEVSGLISKKRVGEIIRFANANLIRAGFKNPSIAVCALNPHGGDGGLIGREEIDEIIPAINEAKQQGLNVAGPYPADTIFLRLQNNPIDCLVGMYHDQVQTGMKLLGFHKGVTISGGLPVVITTPAHGTAFDIVGRGIANPGAQMQAMKLAVKMVQNNLNS, from the coding sequence ATGAGGCAAAGAAGAAAGCCAGTTATGGGATTACTATTTGGAGAAACAGCAGGTATTGGTCCTGAATTAATTATTAAAGCCCTTCAAGTGAGTGAAGTACGACAAATGGCAGTCTGGGTTTTAATTGGTGACGAAAGAGTATGCAAACTGGGTCAGGATATTGCTGGGCTAACTATACCTTATAAAAAAATCCAATCCACTGATGAGATTATTACTGATGAGGCTTCTATTTGGATGATTGACCTAAAAAACATTGATCCTAATACTATTCAAATGGGTACTATTTCTCAAAAGTCTGGAAAAATAACTGGGGAAACATTAAAGTATGCCCTGGAATTGGCTTTGGATAAAAAACTTGATGGAATAGTATATGCCCCTGTAAATAAGGAAGCACTACATAAGGGTGGTTTAGATTTTAATGATGAAATTCACTTCTTTGCTGATACGTTTAATTGTCTAGAAAGGTTTGGAGAAATAAATGTAATGGAAAACCTTTGGGTAACCCGTGTAACTTCCCATGTACCCATAAAAGAAGTAAGTGGGTTAATTAGCAAGAAAAGAGTTGGTGAAATAATTAGATTTGCTAATGCCAACTTAATACGGGCTGGTTTTAAAAATCCAAGTATTGCTGTATGTGCATTAAATCCCCATGGAGGCGATGGAGGATTAATTGGGAGAGAAGAAATTGATGAAATTATCCCAGCTATTAATGAAGCTAAACAACAGGGATTAAATGTAGCTGGCCCCTATCCTGCAGATACGATTTTCCTGAGATTGCAAAACAATCCAATTGACTGTTTAGTTGGAATGTACCATGACCAAGTACAAACGGGGATGAAATTACTAGGGTTTCATAAGGGAGTAACTATCAGTGGAGGGTTACCTGTAGTAATAACAACCCCCGCCCATGGCACAGCATTTGATATAGTGGGAAGAGGAATAGCTAACCCTGGTGCCCAAATGCAAGCAATGAAATTAGCTGTTAAAATGGTCCAGAATAATTTAAATAGTTAG
- a CDS encoding tripartite tricarboxylate transporter substrate binding protein, producing MKKSWLVLMSFVLILGLVLTACGNQQEKNDVSSNPADNYPTRNIEILVGHGAGGGSDLFARAIAKEMEKILGVNIIVINQPGGAGVIAKQNAALAPADGYTLVVFSSFPYTTAAGTNPNGLDKLIPIARVQADTFAVQVRPDRFKNLDEFLAAAKANPGQITIGGTGSMGVDEVHAAMFAHMAGIELNYIPIDGAGLMHAELLGGHIDAMIEEIGPAIAYIESGDVIPIVIFNDKRLEDFPEVPTTVEYGWDLTTGVERALAIRADAPSEIIAKLESAIKQAMETPTYKEYEKQSFLHLRPGWMGSAEYTAKLEQDIAKFKAVLEELNR from the coding sequence ATGAAAAAAAGTTGGCTTGTTTTAATGTCTTTCGTATTAATACTAGGTCTAGTTTTAACAGCTTGTGGAAATCAACAAGAGAAAAATGATGTATCTTCAAACCCTGCAGATAATTATCCCACACGTAATATTGAAATCTTAGTGGGACATGGTGCAGGAGGAGGCTCAGATCTTTTTGCCCGTGCAATTGCTAAAGAAATGGAAAAAATCCTTGGTGTTAACATTATAGTTATTAACCAACCAGGAGGGGCAGGTGTAATAGCTAAACAAAATGCTGCCCTGGCACCAGCTGATGGGTACACCCTTGTGGTATTTTCCTCATTCCCTTATACAACAGCAGCAGGGACAAATCCAAATGGATTAGACAAACTAATTCCAATTGCCCGGGTGCAGGCAGATACTTTTGCTGTACAAGTTAGGCCTGACAGGTTCAAGAACCTGGATGAATTTCTTGCAGCAGCAAAAGCAAACCCGGGCCAAATAACAATTGGTGGAACAGGTTCTATGGGTGTAGACGAAGTGCATGCAGCAATGTTTGCGCACATGGCTGGCATTGAATTGAACTATATACCCATTGATGGGGCTGGTTTAATGCATGCTGAGCTTTTAGGTGGTCATATTGATGCCATGATAGAAGAGATAGGCCCTGCCATAGCATACATTGAAAGTGGAGATGTAATCCCAATTGTAATATTTAATGACAAAAGATTAGAAGATTTTCCAGAAGTTCCAACTACTGTAGAGTATGGTTGGGATTTAACAACTGGTGTAGAAAGGGCCCTTGCTATTCGTGCTGATGCTCCATCTGAAATTATTGCAAAATTAGAAAGTGCAATTAAACAAGCAATGGAAACACCTACTTACAAAGAATATGAAAAACAATCTTTCTTACATCTGAGACCAGGCTGGATGGGCTCAGCAGAATATACTGCCAAACTGGAACAAGATATAGCTAAATTTAAGGCAGTACTTGAGGAACTTAATAGATAG
- a CDS encoding Rid family detoxifying hydrolase, which yields MNKIPVHPESAPVPAGPYTPALIAGNLVFVSGQTPEKPGTDELVEGDIMVQTRQVMENIKGILEAAGCTMDDVVKVNCHLANINDFSGYNEVYGQYFTKPYPTRTTVQSGIPGNSLIEIDVIAVKK from the coding sequence ATGAATAAAATACCGGTCCATCCAGAAAGTGCGCCAGTACCAGCAGGACCTTATACACCAGCATTAATTGCAGGCAATTTAGTTTTTGTAAGCGGCCAAACCCCTGAGAAACCAGGAACAGATGAGCTTGTGGAGGGGGATATTATGGTTCAAACTAGGCAGGTTATGGAGAATATTAAGGGAATTCTTGAAGCTGCTGGCTGCACAATGGATGATGTGGTTAAGGTTAACTGTCACCTGGCAAATATAAATGACTTTAGTGGATATAATGAAGTATATGGCCAATATTTTACAAAGCCATATCCAACACGCACCACTGTTCAAAGTGGTATTCCAGGAAACTCTCTAATAGAGATCGATGTTATAGCAGTTAAAAAATAA
- a CDS encoding threonine/serine dehydratase, translated as MNNAKPSNQLNYPNIRDVYIAHKRIKPFVVKTPLIASQELSLCFDKSILLKLENLQEIGAFKIRGAANKILSLSEDVRSRGVATFSTGNHGLAVAYMAKKLAIPAYICISSRVPDVKVNSLKKLGANIEIYGKSQDEAERYCYQLAKEKSLTIIEPFDDPFVIAGQGTIGLEIIEVLPNIDTIIVPVSGGGLCAGIALVVKTLIPGIRVVGVSMENGAVMYHSLKAGKQVALDEVDTLADSLLGGLGEENKYTFSMLAKYIDEFVLVSEEEIAQGMSYIFKNHKMVVEGAAATGVAALLKKGVKNVGDNVVTIISGNNVNISSFVNATKDFL; from the coding sequence ATGAATAATGCAAAACCTTCTAATCAACTTAACTATCCTAATATTCGTGATGTATATATAGCTCATAAAAGGATAAAGCCCTTTGTTGTAAAAACCCCATTAATAGCTTCACAGGAGCTTTCTCTCTGTTTCGATAAATCTATACTTCTTAAACTTGAAAATTTGCAGGAAATTGGTGCTTTTAAAATTAGAGGGGCGGCAAATAAAATTTTGAGTCTCTCAGAAGATGTAAGAAGCAGAGGAGTAGCAACTTTTTCCACAGGCAACCATGGTTTGGCTGTGGCATACATGGCAAAAAAGCTTGCTATTCCAGCTTATATATGCATATCTAGTCGTGTGCCTGATGTTAAAGTCAATTCTCTAAAAAAACTAGGTGCCAACATTGAGATATATGGAAAAAGTCAGGATGAAGCAGAAAGATATTGCTATCAGCTAGCAAAAGAAAAAAGTTTAACTATTATTGAGCCCTTTGATGATCCCTTTGTAATTGCAGGTCAGGGAACTATCGGCCTTGAGATTATAGAAGTATTGCCCAATATTGATACAATTATAGTTCCTGTATCTGGTGGAGGTTTATGTGCCGGAATTGCATTGGTCGTAAAGACCCTGATACCTGGCATTCGTGTTGTAGGGGTATCAATGGAAAATGGGGCAGTAATGTATCATAGCTTAAAAGCAGGTAAGCAGGTTGCACTAGATGAGGTAGATACTTTAGCGGATAGCTTATTGGGTGGATTGGGTGAAGAAAATAAATATACCTTTAGTATGCTGGCAAAATATATTGATGAATTTGTACTTGTTTCTGAAGAAGAAATAGCTCAAGGGATGTCCTATATTTTTAAAAACCATAAAATGGTTGTGGAAGGGGCTGCAGCCACGGGGGTTGCTGCACTTTTAAAGAAAGGCGTTAAAAATGTTGGGGATAATGTTGTTACTATTATAAGTGGAAATAATGTAAATATATCTTCCTTTGTTAATGCCACGAAAGACTTTCTATAA
- a CDS encoding tripartite tricarboxylate transporter permease — protein sequence MLEGLFYGLLSVLEPLHLFYLFLAVAIGFLGGALPGISGTMLVIILLPLTYGMDKVSAFLMLTGIYAASVFSGMISAILFRTPGTPEAIATVFDGYPMAQKGHAGRALGTAIFSSVTGGTFGVVMLIFLTPILVSFALKFSSAEYFALAVLGLSVVASLSGGQLIFGLIGVLFGLFIATIGMDPLTGTLRFTFNSLNLIQGINLIPVLIGLFAVSEIFRKSGEKNIKLTFKKVQTKIFDLSIFKRIASTIARSSLLGVFVGILPGVGATTAAMLSYSEAVRWSKNPREFGTGIPEGIAAPESANNAAAMGAMVPLLSFGIPGSATTAVILGAFILHGLQPGPMLIVREPNLVYSIFMGLLLVNLLILVFSKPFISLFSQIMRVPYTVMGPIILVLCIIGTYSVRNSIFDIWIMLIFGVIGFYLEKNKFPLPPIILGVVLGPLAEVNFRRALQMANGDYTIFFSRPISAILLTLAIIAICAPLFKKKSSI from the coding sequence ATGTTAGAAGGATTATTTTATGGGTTACTCTCGGTTTTAGAGCCTTTGCATTTATTCTATCTTTTTTTAGCAGTTGCTATAGGTTTTCTTGGGGGAGCGTTACCTGGTATAAGTGGAACTATGCTCGTAATTATATTATTACCCTTAACATATGGTATGGATAAGGTCTCTGCATTTTTAATGTTGACAGGTATATATGCTGCTTCTGTTTTCTCTGGAATGATAAGTGCCATCTTGTTTAGAACACCTGGCACACCAGAGGCTATTGCAACAGTATTTGATGGCTATCCAATGGCCCAAAAGGGGCATGCAGGGCGAGCACTGGGAACAGCAATATTTAGCTCTGTAACAGGTGGAACTTTCGGGGTAGTTATGCTAATTTTTCTAACTCCGATATTAGTATCTTTTGCACTGAAGTTCTCCTCTGCTGAATATTTTGCATTAGCAGTTTTAGGATTAAGTGTTGTAGCTTCTTTGAGTGGTGGACAGCTAATCTTTGGTCTAATTGGTGTACTTTTTGGATTATTCATTGCGACCATTGGAATGGATCCACTTACAGGAACCTTGCGTTTTACCTTTAACTCTTTAAATCTTATTCAAGGTATTAACCTTATACCTGTACTAATTGGGTTGTTTGCCGTTTCAGAAATTTTTAGAAAATCAGGTGAAAAAAATATAAAACTTACTTTCAAGAAAGTTCAAACCAAAATTTTTGATCTTTCAATTTTCAAGCGCATAGCTAGTACAATAGCCCGTTCATCACTCCTTGGTGTTTTTGTAGGAATACTTCCTGGGGTTGGAGCAACTACAGCGGCTATGCTTAGTTATAGTGAAGCAGTTCGGTGGTCAAAAAACCCTAGAGAATTTGGTACAGGGATACCTGAAGGGATTGCTGCTCCTGAATCCGCTAATAATGCTGCAGCCATGGGTGCTATGGTTCCATTGTTATCATTTGGAATCCCCGGTAGTGCCACAACAGCAGTAATTTTAGGGGCTTTTATTCTTCATGGATTACAGCCAGGACCCATGTTAATTGTAAGAGAACCAAACTTGGTCTATAGTATTTTTATGGGTTTGCTTTTGGTAAATCTATTAATCTTAGTTTTTTCCAAACCATTTATCTCATTATTTTCCCAAATCATGAGAGTGCCTTATACTGTTATGGGTCCAATTATTTTAGTTTTATGTATTATAGGAACATACTCTGTAAGAAATTCGATATTTGATATTTGGATAATGTTAATTTTTGGGGTTATTGGGTTTTACTTAGAAAAAAACAAGTTTCCCTTACCACCTATAATACTGGGTGTAGTTCTAGGACCTTTAGCTGAAGTTAATTTTCGCCGTGCACTGCAAATGGCAAATGGGGATTATACAATATTCTTTAGTAGGCCTATTAGTGCTATTTTATTAACTTTGGCAATTATAGCAATATGTGCTCCATTGTTTAAGAAAAAATCTAGTATTTAA
- a CDS encoding aldo/keto reductase, protein MEYKKLGLADITVSELCFGLLPMGPIQANISSQEGGALIRHALEMGINFIDTAELYGTYEHILRGTHGFPREVVIASKSAASDYKGMEDAIQGALKALKRDAIDIFHLHAARADTDVFNERGDALQCILDYKQKGHVRATGIATHNVKVAELASTVPEIDIVHPLINKSSRGIVNGTAADMAKAIEKCHAAGKGLYAMKALAGGNLVGELLEAVSFVRNTKGIHSIAVGMIRKEELELNLKIFNGDVITFDMLSKLKNTKKIFVRDSLCEKCCICIDACPNSALHLGNENIEVDHGKCILCGYCYPACPQFAIRLI, encoded by the coding sequence ATGGAGTACAAAAAACTCGGTTTAGCAGATATAACAGTTTCTGAGCTGTGCTTTGGCTTATTACCAATGGGGCCTATACAGGCAAATATCTCCTCGCAAGAAGGAGGAGCTTTAATAAGACATGCACTAGAGATGGGAATTAACTTTATAGATACGGCTGAATTATATGGAACCTATGAACATATTTTAAGGGGAACTCATGGGTTTCCAAGAGAAGTTGTCATAGCTTCAAAATCAGCGGCATCGGACTATAAGGGTATGGAAGACGCTATCCAGGGTGCTCTTAAAGCTTTAAAGAGAGATGCAATCGATATTTTTCACTTGCATGCAGCCAGAGCAGATACTGACGTCTTTAATGAGAGGGGAGATGCCCTTCAATGCATACTAGATTACAAACAAAAAGGTCATGTACGTGCCACAGGTATAGCTACACATAATGTTAAGGTAGCAGAGCTGGCATCAACTGTACCTGAAATTGATATAGTGCATCCATTGATTAATAAGAGCAGTCGAGGAATAGTAAATGGTACTGCTGCAGATATGGCTAAAGCTATTGAGAAATGTCATGCAGCTGGTAAAGGTCTTTACGCCATGAAAGCTCTAGCAGGAGGGAACCTAGTTGGTGAACTTCTTGAAGCTGTTAGTTTTGTTAGGAATACTAAAGGAATTCACTCAATTGCTGTAGGCATGATAAGAAAAGAGGAGCTGGAATTAAACCTAAAAATATTTAATGGCGATGTAATCACCTTTGACATGCTGTCTAAGTTAAAAAACACTAAGAAAATATTTGTAAGAGACTCTCTCTGTGAAAAGTGCTGCATATGTATTGATGCATGCCCTAATAGTGCATTACATTTGGGCAATGAAAATATAGAAGTAGATCATGGCAAATGTATACTTTGTGGTTACTGTTATCCAGCATGCCCCCAATTTGCAATAAGGTTAATATAA
- the dctP gene encoding TRAP transporter substrate-binding protein DctP codes for MKKSIILLALFLMIGLLLAGCGGGQQADKGGSDKIEKQVWKIAHEEIPGSVQDEYAQRFKQLIEQKTNGAVEVEVYPVGEIGDAIQHIEFVQSGVLEFVLTNPGNIGTTIPETQLFYLHFLLPDDEEQVREILNTSKAIERLNDLHLEHGLKVLDWFPEGYMMWTANKPLRTPDDFRGFKMRTMQSPLIVATYEAYGANPTPMPYLEVYSGLQLGLIEGQVNPLFAIEEMKFYEVQDYIMLSKQDTFVAYLAAGTDFYEGLSDELKNIVAEAVEECNEYVFEVQKRLNSERLEAMKAARPSLNVIELTEEERDLFRQASMPARERFVSIAGPRGKEILDLLVQEVEALR; via the coding sequence ATGAAAAAAAGTATAATTTTACTTGCTTTATTCCTAATGATTGGTTTACTTCTGGCAGGTTGCGGTGGGGGTCAACAAGCTGATAAAGGTGGTAGTGACAAAATAGAAAAACAGGTTTGGAAGATTGCCCATGAAGAAATTCCAGGTAGTGTTCAGGATGAATATGCTCAAAGATTTAAGCAGTTAATTGAACAAAAAACTAATGGAGCTGTAGAGGTTGAAGTTTATCCAGTGGGAGAGATTGGAGATGCAATTCAGCATATTGAGTTTGTTCAATCTGGGGTATTAGAATTTGTATTAACTAACCCTGGAAATATTGGAACTACAATTCCAGAGACACAATTATTCTATCTGCATTTTTTATTGCCAGATGATGAAGAGCAGGTTCGTGAAATACTGAATACAAGTAAAGCTATTGAAAGGCTTAATGATTTACATTTAGAACATGGTCTTAAAGTTTTAGACTGGTTCCCAGAGGGTTATATGATGTGGACTGCCAATAAGCCTCTAAGAACACCAGATGATTTTAGAGGATTTAAGATGAGAACAATGCAATCACCTTTAATTGTTGCTACTTATGAAGCATATGGTGCTAACCCAACTCCAATGCCATACTTAGAAGTATATAGCGGTTTGCAGCTTGGTTTGATTGAAGGGCAGGTTAATCCACTTTTTGCAATTGAGGAAATGAAGTTTTATGAAGTTCAGGACTATATAATGCTTTCTAAGCAGGATACCTTTGTGGCCTATTTAGCTGCAGGCACAGATTTTTATGAAGGATTATCTGATGAGCTTAAAAATATAGTTGCTGAAGCAGTTGAGGAATGCAATGAATATGTTTTTGAAGTTCAAAAGCGTTTAAATAGTGAAAGACTAGAGGCCATGAAGGCAGCACGGCCCAGTTTAAATGTTATCGAATTAACAGAAGAGGAAAGGGATTTATTCAGACAAGCTAGTATGCCTGCAAGAGAAAGGTTTGTTAGCATTGCGGGACCAAGAGGAAAGGAAATATTGGACCTTTTGGTTCAAGAAGTTGAAGCATTGAGGTAA